CGGAATCCACCCGATTAATCGAAGAATTGTCATGAAATTAGCATTGAAACTGGTAGAAGCTCCTTTCGTTTTGGAAGCGAGCAATGAATCGGGAGCTTCCCTGAAAATGGATGCAACGGAGAAAATCGGAGGACAAAACAAGGGAATGCGACCGATGGAAGTACTTGCAAGTTCGCTGGCAGGTTGCATGTCGATAGATGTGTTGCTGATTCTTCAAAAACAGCGTCAGGAAGTTTCTTTTTACGAAGTGAACATTGATGCTAACCGTAAAGATGCTGTTCCGGCGGCATTTGAGACCATTCACCTGGTATTTGCATTCAACAAGGAAGTAGATCTTGAAAAAGCGGCAGCCGCAGTAAAACTAAGCCATGAAAAATATTGCTCGGTTTCTGCATCCCTGCGCCCGGAAATAAGTATTCAAACAGAAGTCAGACATCAATCATGAATCATTACAGAAACGAAACTTTAGCGATCCGCATTCAGAATGAGCGTTCGCAGGAAGCAGAACACAGTGTTCCTTTATACCTCACATCCAGTTATGTGTTTGACGATGCGGAGCAGATGCGTGCAGCCTTTTCCGATGAAATCGAAGCCAATATTTATTCCCGGTATTCCAATCCGAATGTGGATGAATTACTGGAAAAAGTAGCGCGTTTGGAAGCCGGAGAAGCAGCCTGGGCAACAGCTACGGGAATGGCAGCAGTGTTTACCACTTTTGCGGCTTTGCTTCAGAGTGGCGATCACATTGTTTCTTCCAAGTCGGTTTTCGGGTCTACGCACCAGTTATTCGTGAATATTCTTCCGAAATGGGGAATTACAACCACTTATGTCGATGCAATCGATTACGAGGGCTACGAAAAAGCCATTCAGCCGGAAACGAAAATCGTTTACATTGAAACACCTTCCAATCCGGGTTTGGACATTATTGACATCCAAAAACTGGCAGCAATCTGCAAAGCGAAAAAGGTATTGCTGGTGGTCGACAATTGTTTCGCTACGCCGGTTTTACAGCAACCGTTAAAGCTCGGCGCGGATATTGTCATTCATTCCGCAACGAAATACATGGACGGGCAAGGCCGTGTGCTGGGAGGACTGATCGTTTCGACCAAAGAAATCATAACCCAAATTCAGGGATTTGCGCGTCACAGTGGGCCGGCATTATCACCGTTCAATGCGTGGGTGCTTTCCAAATCACTGGAAACCCTGCATCTGAGAATGGAAAAACATTGTGCTCAGGCTTATGAAATTGCGAAGCGCCTGGAATCAAACAAGCAGGTTGCGTGGGTGAAATATCCGTTCCTGGATTCGCATCCGCAGCGTGATACCGCAAAAAGCCAGATGCAATATGGTGGTGGAATTGTCACTTTCCAGGTCAAAGGAGGATTGGAAGCCGGAAGAAAATTCCTGGACCGCCTGAATTTGTTCTCGCTGACTCCAAACCTGGGCGACAGCCGAAGTATTGCCACACATCCGGCATCGACCACCCACAGCAAGTTGAAACCGGAAGAACGCGAAGCAGTGGGCATTTCCGACGGATTGGTGCGCTTGAGCATCGGTTTGGAACACCTGGAGGATATTTGGGAAGATATTGAACAGGCGTTGAATAATTGAAAAACAGTAGGGACGCGACGCATCGCGTCCCTACTGTTTGCACCGTCCATACATTTTTTAATTTTGCAGCATGCAAATTGAAATCATCCCGTATTCCCCGGAACTGAAAGAATACATCAAAGTCCTGAATTACGAATGGCTGGAGGAATATTTTCACGTCGAAGAAGGAGATCGGATTTCGCTTTCCAATCCGCAGGAACAGATCATCGATAAAGGCGGATTGATCTTCTTTGCAAAATACGGAAATGAAATAGTGGGTACCGCATCGCTTCTGAAGAAAACCGATTCCATTTTTGAATTGGGTAAAATGGCCGTTTCCAAAAATGTCCGCGGATTGGGAATCGGGAAGGTATTGATGGAACACTGCCTGAAAGTTGCCCGGGAACGGAACATTGAAAAATTGATCCTGTATTCCAATACCATTCTGACGCCCGCCATTCAGCTGTACCGCCAATACGGTTTCGAAGAAATCGAGCTGGAACAGGGAGTGTATGAGCGTGGAAATATCAAAATGGAAAAGAAGCTTTTTTAACGGTCATATACGGATGTGAGAATGGCAGTTAAAACGCAAAAAGCTAATTTTAGCCCATGGAGCGTTTTGTAACAGTTAAACCGAAGAACGAACTAATTGCAACATACATTTCCTACTATTATTTTCATGAAGCAGATGAAGCGGACCCGAATCGCGGTTTTGTCTTTTATCCGCATTTTAAACACGGTTTCACGGCTTACAAAACCGAAAACTCCATCATTACCCGGTATACGATGAATTACGACCGGCAAATCCGCGTCGAACTGCCTGAACCTTTTCAGAAACTGGGTGTGGCATTCCATCCTTTGGGAATCAATCATTTTATTTCGGAACCGGTACAAAAGCTGCATCATAAGGAAACGCTGGAATTCTCCCACTGGAACCCCGATATTTACCCGGAACTGGATGAGATATTCCAGGCAGGTAATCCGGAACAAAAAAGAGATTTACTGGACCAATTGTTTGAAAAACGTTTCCGGATAAATCCCGATCTGAACATTACACAGCAGGCAATCGGGCATATTTTCAGCAGTTTTGGCACGATTCAGGTCGATGAATTGGCTGAAAAGATCGGTGTGAACCGCAAAACCTTGCTTCGCCATTTCCGCAAACACCTCGATTGTTCGATCGAAGAATATAAAAAAGTGGTCAAGTTCCGAACCAGTATCCAGGCAGCCATCAATATGGGAATGAAAAACCTGACAGAGGTTTCCCTTTACAGTTTGTATTACGATCAGTCGGACTTTACGAACCGGTTCAAAGAACTGACCGGACAAACTCCCGGAAACTTTTTCAGTTCCGTTCAAAAAATGGGCGAAGAAGACATTTTTTGGAAATTTGACGGGTGAGTCCCAATTCTACAAGTATTTGGCTTGTTAAGGAACTACTTTTGTCCCATAACAAAGCCCAATAATTATCAAATGATCAGAACCACATTTATATTCAGTTTATTAGTGAGTTGTTTTTTCTGGGTGCGAAACGCCAATGCACAGCAGAAACAACTTTACGATTCGCTGGTAACTCAGGCATTTGGTTTTTATGAAATTAAAGAGTACAAGGCTTCCGCAGAAAAGTATGCGGAAGCTTTTGTTGCTTTTGGCGGAAAAGGGCATACCGGAGATCGCTACAATGCGGCCTGCTCGTGGGCATTAGCGGGTAATCCGGATTCTGCTTTCGTGCAGTTGTTTAAGATCACGCAAAACGGAAGTTACACCAACCTGGAACACATTACTTCCGATACCGATCTGAATTCCCTGCACCAGGATAAGCGCTGGAAGAAAATCATCAGCCAGGTTCAAAAAAACAAAGAAAAAGCCGAAGCAAATTTCGATAAGCCATTGGTTGCTAAGTTGAATAAGATTTATGAAGATGACCAATCGCATCGGATGCAAATTAACGCTATCCAGGAAAAATACGGTTGGGAATCCACGCAAATGGATTCTATCTGGGAAGTGATCAGCCTGAAAGACTCCCTCAATCTGATAGAAGTCAAAAAGATTTTGGACACACGAGGCTGGCTTGGTGCCGACATTGTGGGCGGAAAAGGAAATTCTACCCTGTTCCTGGTGATCCAGCATGCTGATCAGAAAACACAGGAACAGTATTTGCCGATGATGCGTGAAGCAGTTGCAAAAGGAAACGCAGCTGCTTCCAGTCTGGCTTTATTGGAAGACCGTGTAGCTTTGGGGCAGGGAAAAAAACAGATTTACGGAAGCCAGATCGGGATGTTCCGGGAAAGCGGTGAGAATTATGTACTTCCGCTGGAAGATCCGGACAATGTTGACAAACGCCGGGCAAGTGTGGGCCTTGGAAAACTCCAGGATTACGTCAATTACTGGGGAATGACCTGGAACGTGGAAGAATACAAGAAGAACCTTCCTCGCTATGAAGAAGAACAAAGGAAATACCACCGGGATTAAATTGTTTCAGGAGAATTATTGTGAATTAAAATGATTGGATATTGTTTCGTACGAAATGTTTCGTACCTTTGAAAAATCGATTTCAAAACAATATGAACATTCAAACCATTTTAACAGCTGCGTTTCTCGCTACAAGCCTTTTATCTTTCGGACAAAAATCACGCACGGAAAAACGATTGGATTCGTTATTCACTGCTCTGGCAGCGCAAAATCAATTCAGCGGAAGTGTATTGATAGCTGAAAAAGGAAAGGTCATTTACAAAGGAGGAAAAGGATATAGCAATGAGCTTTCACAAGAATGGAATAACGCTCAGACTATTTTCGAACTGGCCTCCTGCAGCAAGCAGTTTACAGGTGTTTCGATTGCATTGCTTCACAGAGATAAAAAGCTGGATTATACAGACGATATTACGAAGTATCTTCCGGAATTGAGCAGCTTTAAAGGAGTCAGCATTTATGATTTGCTGCATCACACGAGCGGCATCCCTGAATTCCTGTTCGGAAACTTTACCAACAATTGGAAGAATGAACGCATAGCAACCCCGCAGGATGTGGTGGCTTATTATGCAGAACGAAAAGATACACTGGAGTTTCCACCGCATTCACAGGAAAGATATACCAACACGAATTATGTGCTTTTAGCGGTAATCATCGAACGGGTTTCCGGACAAAAGCTGGATACGTACCTGGCTGAAAAGATCTTCCGTCCGTTGAAAATGGACCGCACCTTTATTTATTGCAGAAGGGAAGCTCCGCGCAAACTGAAAAATTATGCTTTCGGCTACGAATGGATTAAAAATTCTTTTGAAAAAGCAACACCGGACGATCCACGGATTGGAAAAATGGCATTTCGTTACATGGACGGTATTTATGGTGCTGCAAAGGTGAATTCTACCGTGGAAGATCTGTATAAATGGATGAATGCCATTAAAAATAACCAATTACTTACGGCACAGGAGTTTGAAGAGGTGATGGCAATTACGAAAACTTCAGCGAATAAAGAAGTGAAGTACGGTTTTGGTTTTGATGTGCGAAAAGGAAGCAATTCGATCTCTTACGGGCATACGGGAAGCTGGGACGGGTACATTACCCTAATGCATTACAGTTCCGGGAATGACCGCACAATTATTATCCTGAACAACTTCAAAAACGGTACTTGCCCGTATGAAACAATCACGGAGATCCTGGATCGAAAACCGGCTTCCAATGAGTTCGTGAAGAAGGTCAATCAGAAAGAAGAAGTTCTCAGGCAGTATGTGGGTGAATATGCAAACCCGGAAAACCCGGATGAAAAGCATCTGATTACTTATCTCGACGGCCATTTGGTATATAATACGAATAAATCGGGTTGGGATATGCGTTTTTTCCCATCTTCCGCCACGGTTTTTCAGGCTATTCGCCAGGGAGGCACTAACGGTGTAATGGAATTCAAACCTCAGGAAGACGGAAGCATGCAGCTTGAAATGTCGATGTACGGACAGGTGATAGGTAGTGGAGTGAGAAAGTAAGCATTGGATTTTATAAGAATTGCGAATTGCGAATTGCGAATTTTTAAGATTAACAGATTCATGCAGCTATTCAGCGGTTTAAAATTAGTTCAGATCTTTAAATGACTTATTTTAACCATCATTCGCAATTCGTAATTCGGGATTTGTAATTAAGAGTTATCTTTGTCCCAAATTAAAACTATGTCACAAGATATTCAGGCAGTTAGCTACTGCATCGGTCTAAGCGTTGCAGACAGTTTGATGCAGCAGGATTTAGGAGGAATTGATCCTTCAGTAATGGCGGAAGCAATTTCGGATGTTTTCAACGGGAAAACAATGAAATACTCACCGGACCAGGCGAATGAAATTATCCAGAAATACATTCAGGAAATTACCACTTCAAAATTTGAAGTGTTCAAGAACGAAGGAGAAGCATTCCTGGCTGAAAATGCGAAGAAAGAGGGAGTTACAACAACTGCTTCCGGTTTGCAGTACGAGGTGGTTGAATTGGGTAACGGACCGAAACCGACGAGTACGGATACGGTAAATGTTCATTACCACGGAACGCTGATTGATGGAACGGTTTTCGACAGTTCGGTGACAAGAGGAATTCCGGCAACTTTCGGAGTGCACCAGGTTATTAAAGGCTGGACAGAAGCATTACAGTTAATGCCTGTAGGTTCGAAGTACCGTTTGTACATTCCGCAGGATTTGGCTTACGGAGCACATCCGCATCCGGGTGGAGCGATCAAACCGTTCATGGCCCTTATTTTTGACGTTGAATTATTAGGAATTGAAAACAATTAAGATGAGAAAAATCATTCTGGCTTCCCTGTTATTGGCAATCACCTTTGCATGCGGCGATGATAAAGAGAAAGGAAGAGTGCTTCCTTTGAATACACAGAAGCAGCAAATCTCCTATTTGATGGGGGCGGACAATGCAGGACAATTGCTTCAGGACCCGAATTTCGCGAAATACGATAAGGACCAAATCCTGAAAGGATTCGAGCAAGGACTGACTGATGAGAAATCATTTGATGCAGCTTGTCAGACAACGATCCAGAACTTATTGGGACCGACTCAGCAGGAATTCAACGAAAAATATGCGAAAGATGCTTCGTTATGTATCGGTAAATTCATCGGGGGAATGTTTAAATCCAGCTGGAAGCAAGCGAAATCCTACGATGAGTTTGACAAAGAATACCTGGTTTACGGTTTCGAATTGGGATTGAAAAAAGAAGATACGTTGATCGCAAAGGATGTGAAAGCAACCATGCTGAAAGACTTTATGACAAAGATCAACACACGTGTGATGGGTGAAGTGACCAAAAAGGAAACAGCATTCTTCAACAAAGTGAAGCAGATTGCATCCATTAAGGAATTGCCGAACGGATTGTATATGGAAACCATCCAGGCAGGAACAGGTGGAAGCCCGACAGCAACCAGCGACGTGAAAGCACATTACGTATTGATGAATACAGAAGGCGATACTTTGCAATCTTCCCTGAACGGACCGCAAATCCCGGTGTTTAACCTGGGAAGTGTAATTCCGGGATGGACGATCGGTATTCCATTCATGAAAAAAGGAGGGAAGTACAAATTATACGTTCCTCAAAACATGGCTTACGGAAAAGATTCTCCGGATCCGAATACCATTCCGCCATTCTCCACATTGGTTTTCTATGTGGAACTGGTTGATTTCGGACCAATGGGAACAGTAAAATAATAAGGGATAAATCCTCTTCGTATTCGGAGAGGATTTTTTTTTGAATGTGACTGAGTGGAGTCGAAGGTAACTTTTTAGCTTATGGAAATAAATCACAAGATTTTCGATCAGTTTCCGGTTCTTCAAACGGAAAGATTGCTCCTCAGAAAGATTGAACTGACGGACGCGCAGGAAATTATGCATATGCGTCAAAACAAGCGCGTGAACCAGTTTATTGCCAGAAATAGCATGGCCGGCCTAGAAGCTGCGGAAGAATTGGTCAAAAAGACTTCTGAAGCATACGACTCGAAAGCAGGTATCGGCTGGGCAGGAGTTCTAAGAGATGGTTCGGGAATTATTGGTACTTGTGGCTTTAATTGCATTGACCACCTGAATAACCGCGCAGAGATCGGCGGAGAGCTTTCTGTTGATTACTGGGGCAAGAACATTGCGCTGGAAGCTGTTCAAGCAATCGTTTCTTTCGGGTTTGGTCCAATGAACCTGCATGCCATCGAAGCGTTTGTTTCACCGGAAAACAGGGGAGCTATTTACCTATTGGAATCCCTCGGATTTGAAAAAGAAGCGCATTTCAAGGACCGGATTTTCTTCCAAGGAAACTATTCGGATATGGCGGTCTATACCGTTTTCAATAGTTCAATAGTTCAATAGTTCAATAGTTCAATAGTTCAATAGTTCAATTTGAACGGTTAAACCTTTTAAACGTTTGAACTTTCTTCAGGCTAAAGCTTGAAGAAAAACGCAATCCGGTAAATCAATGGAATAAGTGCACCCGGTTGGCCGTTCGCGGTTTGTTTTTTCATAAAATACCCGGCTCTGAACGGACTGTTCGGATTATCAATGAGATCATACATGATTCCTGCGTTCAATCGAAAGTTTTGCTCTTCTCCAAAAGCATGTGAAAATCCGCCACCAAGCAATCCGGTTGGTGCCCAGGCTCTTTTTGCTGAAATGATTCCGTTGGTGTAGCTGTAAGGATTGGACAACAATTCAAATTCGAATCCGACGAACAGGTAATTGAAAAACCGTCCGTGAACAAATGCACCGCCTCCGTAAACCGAATAAGATCCGGTAAGTCCGTAGTTTTTGTAATACGAATAGTGATAACGCACGGAAGGTCCGAAAGAAAGGTATTTATTGCGTACAATTCCGAATTTTAACCCGATTCCGCCCGTTCCACCGAAAGTACCCGCAGAGAAGTGCAAATCAGCCCCGATCTCATTATAAGGCGTAAACTTTTTTTCGGTCGTTTCCTCTTCTTCATCTTTCAGGTAAAGCTCCTTGTCTTCCTGTCCGAAACTGAAATGCGTACTTGCACTGAGAAGTAGGAGTATTAAGAACTGTTTCATAGAATGCTTATAAGTGTTTCCGGATGAATGTCGTGCGTTCCTTCGAAACGGGCGATGTGAATTCCGCGCGACTGGTAATCCTCGATGAGTATTTCCTGGTCTGCTTTCGGGAAGAATTCATCTTCCGTTCCCAAAACGAAAGTGTTTTTGACAGCCAAACCGGTGTGTTCTTCAACAGCCAGATCAGGTGGGTAAACACTGGCCCAGG
The window above is part of the Fluviicola sp. genome. Proteins encoded here:
- a CDS encoding OsmC family protein, with protein sequence MKLALKLVEAPFVLEASNESGASLKMDATEKIGGQNKGMRPMEVLASSLAGCMSIDVLLILQKQRQEVSFYEVNIDANRKDAVPAAFETIHLVFAFNKEVDLEKAAAAVKLSHEKYCSVSASLRPEISIQTEVRHQS
- a CDS encoding O-succinylhomoserine sulfhydrylase, which gives rise to MNHYRNETLAIRIQNERSQEAEHSVPLYLTSSYVFDDAEQMRAAFSDEIEANIYSRYSNPNVDELLEKVARLEAGEAAWATATGMAAVFTTFAALLQSGDHIVSSKSVFGSTHQLFVNILPKWGITTTYVDAIDYEGYEKAIQPETKIVYIETPSNPGLDIIDIQKLAAICKAKKVLLVVDNCFATPVLQQPLKLGADIVIHSATKYMDGQGRVLGGLIVSTKEIITQIQGFARHSGPALSPFNAWVLSKSLETLHLRMEKHCAQAYEIAKRLESNKQVAWVKYPFLDSHPQRDTAKSQMQYGGGIVTFQVKGGLEAGRKFLDRLNLFSLTPNLGDSRSIATHPASTTHSKLKPEEREAVGISDGLVRLSIGLEHLEDIWEDIEQALNN
- a CDS encoding GNAT family N-acetyltransferase → MQIEIIPYSPELKEYIKVLNYEWLEEYFHVEEGDRISLSNPQEQIIDKGGLIFFAKYGNEIVGTASLLKKTDSIFELGKMAVSKNVRGLGIGKVLMEHCLKVARERNIEKLILYSNTILTPAIQLYRQYGFEEIELEQGVYERGNIKMEKKLF
- a CDS encoding helix-turn-helix domain-containing protein, with the protein product MERFVTVKPKNELIATYISYYYFHEADEADPNRGFVFYPHFKHGFTAYKTENSIITRYTMNYDRQIRVELPEPFQKLGVAFHPLGINHFISEPVQKLHHKETLEFSHWNPDIYPELDEIFQAGNPEQKRDLLDQLFEKRFRINPDLNITQQAIGHIFSSFGTIQVDELAEKIGVNRKTLLRHFRKHLDCSIEEYKKVVKFRTSIQAAINMGMKNLTEVSLYSLYYDQSDFTNRFKELTGQTPGNFFSSVQKMGEEDIFWKFDG
- a CDS encoding DUF6624 domain-containing protein, translating into MIRTTFIFSLLVSCFFWVRNANAQQKQLYDSLVTQAFGFYEIKEYKASAEKYAEAFVAFGGKGHTGDRYNAACSWALAGNPDSAFVQLFKITQNGSYTNLEHITSDTDLNSLHQDKRWKKIISQVQKNKEKAEANFDKPLVAKLNKIYEDDQSHRMQINAIQEKYGWESTQMDSIWEVISLKDSLNLIEVKKILDTRGWLGADIVGGKGNSTLFLVIQHADQKTQEQYLPMMREAVAKGNAAASSLALLEDRVALGQGKKQIYGSQIGMFRESGENYVLPLEDPDNVDKRRASVGLGKLQDYVNYWGMTWNVEEYKKNLPRYEEEQRKYHRD
- a CDS encoding serine hydrolase domain-containing protein, which produces MNIQTILTAAFLATSLLSFGQKSRTEKRLDSLFTALAAQNQFSGSVLIAEKGKVIYKGGKGYSNELSQEWNNAQTIFELASCSKQFTGVSIALLHRDKKLDYTDDITKYLPELSSFKGVSIYDLLHHTSGIPEFLFGNFTNNWKNERIATPQDVVAYYAERKDTLEFPPHSQERYTNTNYVLLAVIIERVSGQKLDTYLAEKIFRPLKMDRTFIYCRREAPRKLKNYAFGYEWIKNSFEKATPDDPRIGKMAFRYMDGIYGAAKVNSTVEDLYKWMNAIKNNQLLTAQEFEEVMAITKTSANKEVKYGFGFDVRKGSNSISYGHTGSWDGYITLMHYSSGNDRTIIILNNFKNGTCPYETITEILDRKPASNEFVKKVNQKEEVLRQYVGEYANPENPDEKHLITYLDGHLVYNTNKSGWDMRFFPSSATVFQAIRQGGTNGVMEFKPQEDGSMQLEMSMYGQVIGSGVRK
- a CDS encoding FKBP-type peptidyl-prolyl cis-trans isomerase, whose product is MSQIKTMSQDIQAVSYCIGLSVADSLMQQDLGGIDPSVMAEAISDVFNGKTMKYSPDQANEIIQKYIQEITTSKFEVFKNEGEAFLAENAKKEGVTTTASGLQYEVVELGNGPKPTSTDTVNVHYHGTLIDGTVFDSSVTRGIPATFGVHQVIKGWTEALQLMPVGSKYRLYIPQDLAYGAHPHPGGAIKPFMALIFDVELLGIENN
- a CDS encoding FKBP-type peptidyl-prolyl cis-trans isomerase codes for the protein MRKIILASLLLAITFACGDDKEKGRVLPLNTQKQQISYLMGADNAGQLLQDPNFAKYDKDQILKGFEQGLTDEKSFDAACQTTIQNLLGPTQQEFNEKYAKDASLCIGKFIGGMFKSSWKQAKSYDEFDKEYLVYGFELGLKKEDTLIAKDVKATMLKDFMTKINTRVMGEVTKKETAFFNKVKQIASIKELPNGLYMETIQAGTGGSPTATSDVKAHYVLMNTEGDTLQSSLNGPQIPVFNLGSVIPGWTIGIPFMKKGGKYKLYVPQNMAYGKDSPDPNTIPPFSTLVFYVELVDFGPMGTVK
- a CDS encoding GNAT family protein, with translation MEINHKIFDQFPVLQTERLLLRKIELTDAQEIMHMRQNKRVNQFIARNSMAGLEAAEELVKKTSEAYDSKAGIGWAGVLRDGSGIIGTCGFNCIDHLNNRAEIGGELSVDYWGKNIALEAVQAIVSFGFGPMNLHAIEAFVSPENRGAIYLLESLGFEKEAHFKDRIFFQGNYSDMAVYTVFNSSIVQ